The following coding sequences are from one Eucalyptus grandis isolate ANBG69807.140 chromosome 11, ASM1654582v1, whole genome shotgun sequence window:
- the LOC104426481 gene encoding cation/H(+) antiporter 20: MTVNITSIQTSSNGAWQGDNPLDFAFPLLIIQTTLILAVSRFLAFLLKPLRQPKVIAEIVGGILLGPSALGRNAAYLHRIFPSWSTPILESVASIGLLFFLFLVGLELDLGSVRRSGRRALGIALAGISLPFLCGIGVAFVLRKTVDGADKVGYGQFLVFMGVALSITAFPVLARILAELKLLTTQVGQTAMAAAAFNDVAAWILLALAVALAGNGAEGGPHKSPLISLWVLLSGFAFVVFMMVAVRPAMRWVARRCSSEHDVVDEAYIVLTLAGVLVSGFMTDLIGIHSIFGAFVFGLTIPKGGEFAERLIERIEDFVTGLLLPLYFASSGLKTDVTKIQGAKAWGLLTLVITTACAGKIFGTFVAALMFAIPAREAITLGVLMNTKGLVELIVLNIGKEKQVLNDEMFAILVLMALFTTFITTPTVMAIYKPARANGAPTHRKLRDLSNNDDSSKNELRILACLHGPGNVPSLISLIESIRSTKNSMLKLFVMHLVELTERSSSIVMVQRARKNGFPFFNLPRRGEGHDRVAGAFQAYSQLGRVTVRPTTAISALSSMHEDICHVAEEKRVAMIALPFHRSWRGEGDEAVEDNVGHGWRGVNQRVLKHAPCSVAVLVDRGFWGGSETPGPDMSTVQRVCVLFFSGPDDREALELGGRMAEHPVVKVTVMRFVERPDAGGNEITLRPSLSKSREKSYSFSIAQMNREKEKELDDRVVEEFQARWDGTAGYTETVVGNVVEQVLAIGRSKDFDLMVVGKGRFPSPMLADLADRPAEHPELGPVGDVLASSSHGVACSVLVIQQHDLGHGEETPVSKVESSSGPNKSKEIDDIV, translated from the exons atgacggTGAACATAACCTCCATCCAGACCTCCTCGAACGGGGCGTGGCAAGGCGACAACCCCCTCGACTTCGCCTTCCCTCTCCTCATCATCCAAACGACGCTCATCCTCGCCGTCTCTCGCTTCCTCGCCTTCTTGCTCAAGCCCCTTCGCCAGCCCAAGGTCATCGCCGAGATAGTC GGCGGGATTCTGTTGGGCCCTTCGGCGTTGGGCCGGAACGCGGCCTACCTGCACCGGATTTTCCCATCCTGGAGCACGCCTATCCTGGAGTCCGTCGCCAGCATcggcctcctcttcttcctcttcctcgtcGGCCTGGAGCTTGACCTTGGCTCTGTCCGGCGGAGCGGGCGCCGCGCCCTTGGCATCGCCCTCGCCGGCATATCGCTCCCCTTCTTGTGTGGTATCGGGGTCGCCTTCGTCCTTCGCAAAACCGTGGATGGTGCCGACAAGGTCGGCTACGGCCAGTTCCTGGTCTTCATGGGGGTGGCGCTCTCTATCACCGCCTTCCCTGTCCTGGCCCGTATCCTGGCAGAGCTCAAGCTGCTGACCACCCAGGTCGGCCAGACGGCAATGGCGGCCGCCGCCTTCAACGACGTGGCTGCGTGGATCCTGCTCGCCCTGGCCGTCGCACTGGCTGGGAACGGGGCTGAGGGTGGGCCCCACAAGAGCCCGCTCATTTCGCTGTGGGTGCTCCTCTCGGGGTTCGCCTTCGTGGTCTTCATGATGGTCGCCGTCCGGCCGGCCATGAGGTGGGTGGCACGGCGGTGCTCGTCGGAGCACGATGTGGTGGACGAGGCCTACATCGTGCTGACGCTGGCAGGGGTGCTGGTGTCAGGGTTCATGACGGACCTGATCGGGATACACTCCATCTTCGGGGCGTTCGTGTTCGGGCTGACCATCCCGAAGGGCGGGGAGTTCGCCGAGAGGCTGATCGAGCGGATCGAGGACTTCGTGACGGGGCTGCTCCTCCCGCTCTACTTCGCGTCGAGCGGGCTCAAGACGGACGTGACCAAGATACAAGGGGCGAAGGCATGGGGGCTGCTGACGCTGGTGATCACGACTGCGTGCGCGGGGAAGATCTTTGGTACGTTCGTGGCGGCGTTGATGTTCGCGATACCGGCCCGGGAGGCCATCACGCTGGGCGTGCTGATGAACACCAAGGGGCTCGTGGAGCTCATCGTGCTCAACATCGGCAAAGAGAAGCAG GTTCTTAATGATGAGATGTTTGCAATTCTAGTGCTGATGGCGCTCTTCACCACTTTCATCACCACACCCACTGTCATGGCCATCTACAAGCCAGCCCGCGCCAACGGTGCTCCGACGCACCGCAAGCTGCGCGATTTGTCGAACAACGACGACTCGTCCAAGAACGAGCTCCGGATCCTCGCGTGCCTGCACGGCCCTGGGAACGTGCCCTCCCTCATCAGCCTCATCGAGTCCATCCGAAGCACCAAGAACTCCATGCTCAAGCTCTTCGTCATGCACCTGGTCGAGCTCACCGAGCGGTCGTCTTCCATCGTCATGGTCCAGCGGGCCCGGAAGAACGGCTTCCCTTTCTTCAACCTGCCGCGCCGCGGGGAGGGGCACGACCGGGTCGCGGGGGCGTTCCAGGCGTACAGCCAACTGGGCCGGGTCACGGTCCGGCCCACCACGGCGATCTCGGCCCTGTCCTCGATGCACGAGGACATCTGCCACGTGGCCGAAGAGAAGAGGGTGGCGATGATCGCCCTGCCGTTCCACAGGTCCTGGAGGGGCGAGGGGGACGAGGCCGTGGAGGACAACGTGGGCCACGGGTGGAGAGGGGTCAACCAGAGGGTGCTGAAGCACGCCCCGTGCTCGGTGGCCGTGCTCGTGGACCGTGGGTTCTGGGGTGGGTCCGAGACCCCGGGGCCCGACATGTCGACCGTCCAACGGGTCTGCGTCCTGTTTTTCAGCGGGCCGGACGATCGAGAGGCGCTGGAGTTGGGCGGGCGCATGGCGGAGCACCCCGTGGTCAAGGTGACCGTGATGAGGTTCGTGGAGAGACCGGACGCCGGCGGGAACGAAATTACGCTGCGGCCGTCCTTAAGCAAATCCAGAGAGAAGAGCTATAGCTTCTCGATTGCGCAGATGAAtcgagaaaaggaaaag GAACTGGACGACCGTGTGGTCGAGGAATTCCAAGCGCGGTGGGATGGCACGGCGGGCTACACCGAGACGGTCGTGGGCAACGTGGTGGAGCAAGTCCTAGCGATCGGCCGGAGCAAGGATTTCGACCTGATGGTCGTGGGCAAGGGGCGGTTCCCCTCGCCCATGTTGGCGGACCTGGCGGACCGGCCGGCCGAGCACCCCGAGCTGGGGCCCGTCGGGGACGTGCTGGCGTCGTCGAGCCACGGGGTCGCGTGCTCGGTTCTCGTGATCCAGCAGCACGATTTGGGCCACGGGGAGGAGACGCCCGTGTCCAAGGTGGAGAGCAGCAGCGGGCCCAACAAGTCGAAAGAGATCGATGACATCGTATGA
- the LOC108956035 gene encoding uncharacterized protein LOC108956035: MGNVRAIANAILVEESSVWDSHIKDNVEWAKFKNDGFPQYPDLCIVFGDTYATGAYTAGNAEENAEEYVVSDEEDNGVSGDNGGGDTIGDAEESNENDVDTGVPASDATPTSVREKHKLNKTPNSKRKRKSNNHELGVTMKAIQEMIKSRTVKSTSDSITS, from the exons atggggaatgtgagAGCGATTGCGAATG CGATTCTTGTGGAGGAGTCAAGTGTATGGGATTCTCACATCAAG GATAATGTTGAATGGGCTAAATTCAAGAATGATGGGTTTCCTCAGTATCCAGACCTTTGTATTGtgtttggtgatacatatgctactgggGCGTATACAGCAGGAAATgcagaagaaaatgcagaagaGTATGTGGTGTCGGATGAAGAAGACAATGGTGTTAGTGGCGACAATGGTGGTGGTGATACCATAGGTGATGCGGAGGAATCTAATGAAAACGATGTTGATACGGGAGTCCCTGCATCTGACGCGACTCCCACCTCAGTTCGTGAAAAACACAAGTTGAATAAGACTCCAAATtccaagaggaaaagaaagagtaaCAACCATGAACTCGGTGTCACCATGAAAGCCATTCAAGAAATGATCAAATCAAGGACCGTCAAATCAACAAGCGACTCCATAACCTCATAG